From the Arthrobacter sp. PM3 genome, one window contains:
- a CDS encoding TadA family conjugal transfer-associated ATPase produces the protein MSAHSAVQSAGPHQVTRRAPGRRSAPGAPDQKLLESVRESVLAEAVPVTPSRVAAAVQASGRLLGTAGALAAVESISAELNGLGPLQPLTRDPDVTDIFVNGPESVWLDRGNGLERAAVVFSGEPQIRALAARLVAAGGRRLDDSSPCVDVRLDGGYRVHAVLPPISTAGTLLSVRIRRSTVFTMPELRRDGMFGTGTGGGLVQSVLERMVAGRLSFLISGATGSGKTTLLATLLGLCDAGERLVLIEDAAELNPVHPHVVSLESRHGNLEGGGAVDLGELVRQALRMRPDRLVVGECRGAEVRELLSAMNTGHAGAGGTIHANAAAAVPARLAALGALAGMGQDAVRLQVASAIDAVVHVERTGAGRRVVSIGIMDPRDTGLAVSVALDMSGDRVRRGPAWLALADRLDLDPAGEGGAATPSRAGLTPAARSLAARSPAARSEARPSGPDTEPARSWTPP, from the coding sequence ATGAGTGCACATTCAGCCGTGCAATCGGCGGGCCCGCACCAGGTGACCCGACGGGCGCCGGGACGCCGCAGCGCGCCCGGAGCTCCGGACCAGAAACTGCTGGAGTCCGTGCGCGAATCCGTCCTGGCCGAAGCCGTTCCGGTGACCCCGTCAAGGGTGGCGGCCGCTGTCCAGGCTAGCGGACGGCTGCTTGGCACGGCCGGCGCCCTGGCTGCGGTGGAGAGCATCAGCGCCGAACTTAATGGGCTGGGCCCGTTGCAGCCCCTCACGCGGGACCCGGACGTCACGGACATCTTCGTCAACGGCCCGGAGTCGGTCTGGCTGGACCGCGGCAACGGCCTGGAGCGGGCAGCCGTCGTCTTTTCCGGGGAGCCGCAGATCCGCGCCCTGGCGGCACGGCTGGTGGCCGCCGGCGGCCGCCGGTTGGATGACAGTTCGCCGTGCGTCGACGTCAGGCTCGACGGCGGCTACCGGGTCCACGCGGTCCTGCCGCCGATATCCACGGCCGGGACCCTCCTCAGCGTGCGCATCCGCCGGAGCACGGTCTTCACCATGCCGGAGTTGCGCCGCGACGGAATGTTCGGGACCGGGACCGGCGGCGGCCTGGTCCAGTCCGTGCTCGAACGCATGGTGGCGGGCCGGCTGAGCTTCCTCATCAGCGGCGCCACGGGCTCGGGCAAGACCACGCTGCTGGCGACACTGCTGGGGCTATGTGACGCCGGGGAACGGCTCGTCCTGATTGAGGACGCGGCGGAATTGAATCCGGTCCACCCGCATGTGGTCTCGCTCGAGTCCCGACACGGCAACCTGGAAGGCGGCGGTGCCGTCGATCTGGGCGAACTGGTCCGCCAGGCCCTGAGGATGCGGCCGGACCGGCTGGTCGTCGGCGAATGCCGCGGCGCGGAAGTCAGGGAGCTGCTGTCAGCGATGAATACCGGGCATGCGGGAGCCGGCGGGACCATCCATGCCAATGCCGCGGCGGCCGTCCCGGCCCGGCTTGCCGCGCTCGGGGCGCTCGCAGGCATGGGCCAGGACGCCGTGCGCCTGCAGGTGGCCAGCGCCATCGATGCCGTCGTGCATGTCGAACGGACCGGAGCCGGCCGTCGGGTGGTGAGTATCGGAATCATGGACCCCCGGGACACCGGGCTGGCCGTCAGTGTTGCTCTGGACATGAGCGGGGACCGGGTCCGCCGGGGGCCCGCGTGGCTGGCGCTGGCGGACCGGCTCGACCTGGATCCGGCCGGCGAAGGCGGCGCCGCTACACCGTCCCGAGCAGGGCTGACCCCGGCTGCCCGCTCTCTCGCTGCCCGGTCACCCGCTGCGCGGTCCGAGGCGCGGCCCTCGGGGCCGGATACTGAACCCGCGCGATCATGGACTCCGCCGTGA
- the ssd gene encoding septum site-determining protein Ssd, producing the protein MNRHQHPGPGESPPREPVPWHPEESAETLLVTGVEALRADVERIVAAAGGHLRTVQDIAGAAPFWDAAAAVLVGSDIRDLPPRRQAPAVLVGLRSDGDGLWHLAAAIGAERVAVLPDAAAWLAEHLSRSRAPEDGGLVLGVIGGCGGAGATTAAVWIAQAAAGLGVRALLIDGDPWGGGLELALAAEDAYGLRWPDLAGASGSIDPAQLDDALPTAGGFPFLSWPGTGDRAADIDAATVAGVLDAARRGCELAVLDIGRGRETLRSFAWECDRIIVVAPARLRAAVATARLLQELPPVDTALVVRAGPGAALDAPLIADSVGIPLHGIMPEIKGLAAATEFGRLLETGRRRAARRFAAGLLDLNGADD; encoded by the coding sequence ATGAACAGGCATCAGCACCCCGGTCCCGGCGAGTCGCCCCCGCGGGAACCGGTGCCATGGCATCCGGAGGAATCCGCGGAAACCCTGCTGGTCACCGGCGTTGAGGCGCTGCGCGCCGACGTGGAACGCATCGTCGCGGCCGCCGGTGGCCATCTGCGGACGGTGCAGGACATTGCCGGGGCCGCGCCCTTCTGGGACGCCGCGGCGGCCGTGCTGGTCGGCAGCGACATCCGTGACCTGCCGCCGCGACGCCAAGCGCCGGCGGTTCTGGTGGGCCTCCGCAGCGACGGCGACGGGCTGTGGCATCTGGCCGCGGCCATCGGGGCCGAACGCGTCGCGGTCCTGCCCGATGCCGCCGCTTGGCTCGCGGAGCACCTGAGCCGGTCCCGGGCACCGGAGGACGGCGGACTCGTCCTGGGCGTCATCGGCGGCTGCGGCGGTGCCGGTGCCACGACCGCCGCCGTCTGGATCGCCCAGGCAGCGGCCGGACTCGGCGTCCGGGCGCTCCTGATAGACGGAGATCCCTGGGGTGGCGGGCTGGAATTGGCGCTGGCCGCAGAAGACGCCTACGGGCTCCGCTGGCCGGACCTGGCCGGGGCGAGCGGCAGCATCGACCCCGCCCAGCTCGACGACGCCCTGCCGACGGCCGGAGGCTTCCCGTTCCTGTCGTGGCCGGGTACCGGGGACCGGGCCGCCGACATCGACGCAGCCACCGTCGCCGGCGTCCTCGATGCCGCCCGGCGCGGGTGCGAGCTGGCCGTGCTGGATATCGGCCGGGGCCGCGAAACACTGCGGTCCTTCGCCTGGGAATGCGACCGGATCATCGTCGTCGCACCGGCCCGGCTGCGGGCGGCCGTCGCCACGGCCCGGCTCCTGCAGGAGCTTCCCCCGGTGGACACCGCACTGGTGGTCCGGGCCGGGCCGGGCGCTGCCCTGGACGCGCCCCTGATCGCCGACTCCGTGGGGATTCCGCTGCACGGGATCATGCCCGAAATCAAAGGCCTGGCCGCGGCAACGGAATTCGGCCGCCTCCTGGAAACCGGCCGGCGGCGCGCTGCCCGGCGCTTCGCCGCCGGCCTTCTGGACCTCAACGGGGCGGACGACTGA
- a CDS encoding bifunctional 3'-5' exonuclease/DNA polymerase — MYLLLAAHPDGAALQELTAQGIPEPSNPQPRVVSTGELAGVVRGFEERRPRWIWQRTQDWYPSLLRAGVELERCYDLTLCGSILAHSAFTAHTAYAQAAEKLTQDDELHPPPRALQPPPPPPEQGALFDAPASARRRGSSLEELRVEYAAQQEALRQAGTVPGTTPDPAADANRRQRLQLLLAAESAAAVIAAEMQHTGVPWRAELHEQILAEQLGPRPAPGQRPAKLEALTAELRQLLHSPSLNPDSPQELMRALHRNGIEVKTTRQWELKESNHPAIVPLLVYKKLARLHAANGWAWLDAWVQHGRFRPEYVVGGVVSGRWASRGGGALQIPRQVRGAVHADPGHKLIVADASQLEPRVLVALAQDARMAEAARDKDLYAGIAAQGFGGDRAKAKVALLGAIYGATTGESGRLMPQLARTYPHAVGFVEQAARDGEAGRTVTSRLGRSSPPPSERWLRSQQSSTAEEQRRADALARSRGRFTRNFVVQGSAADWAACWLAELRRRLRAMRAAGGAAGELVFFLHDEVMVHCPEAAVADCVRAIEDSATAAKELLFGRIPVEFPVSVAVVDSYDNAK; from the coding sequence ATGTACCTGCTGCTCGCCGCCCACCCCGACGGCGCGGCGCTGCAGGAACTCACCGCCCAGGGCATCCCTGAACCGTCCAACCCGCAACCGCGCGTGGTCAGCACCGGCGAGCTTGCGGGCGTCGTCCGCGGGTTCGAGGAGCGGCGGCCGCGCTGGATCTGGCAGCGCACACAGGACTGGTATCCCTCGCTGCTGCGCGCCGGGGTGGAGCTTGAGCGCTGCTACGATCTCACGCTGTGCGGTTCGATCCTGGCCCATTCGGCCTTCACCGCCCACACGGCCTATGCCCAGGCTGCGGAGAAGCTGACTCAGGACGACGAACTCCACCCGCCGCCGCGTGCCCTGCAGCCGCCTCCCCCGCCGCCAGAGCAGGGGGCGCTCTTCGACGCCCCGGCCTCCGCCCGGCGTCGCGGTTCATCCCTGGAAGAACTCCGCGTCGAGTACGCCGCCCAGCAGGAGGCCCTCCGCCAAGCCGGAACGGTCCCCGGCACCACCCCGGATCCCGCCGCCGATGCCAACCGGCGCCAGCGGCTGCAGCTGCTGCTGGCAGCAGAATCCGCCGCGGCCGTGATCGCGGCCGAAATGCAGCACACGGGTGTTCCGTGGCGGGCGGAACTGCACGAGCAGATCCTTGCCGAGCAGCTGGGCCCCCGACCGGCCCCGGGACAGCGCCCGGCCAAACTTGAAGCGCTGACAGCTGAACTGCGGCAATTGCTGCATTCGCCGTCGCTGAACCCGGATTCCCCGCAGGAGCTCATGCGCGCGCTGCACCGCAACGGCATCGAGGTGAAGACCACCCGCCAGTGGGAATTGAAGGAATCCAACCACCCCGCAATCGTGCCGCTGCTGGTCTACAAGAAGCTCGCGCGTCTGCACGCGGCCAACGGCTGGGCGTGGCTTGATGCCTGGGTGCAGCATGGCAGGTTCCGGCCTGAGTACGTCGTGGGCGGCGTGGTGTCGGGACGGTGGGCCTCGCGCGGCGGCGGGGCGCTGCAGATCCCGCGCCAGGTCCGCGGCGCGGTCCACGCCGATCCCGGGCACAAACTAATCGTTGCTGATGCGTCGCAGTTGGAACCGCGGGTGCTCGTGGCGCTGGCCCAGGATGCCAGGATGGCTGAGGCCGCCCGGGACAAGGACCTCTACGCCGGCATCGCCGCCCAGGGCTTCGGCGGCGACCGGGCGAAGGCCAAGGTGGCCCTCCTCGGGGCCATCTACGGGGCGACCACCGGCGAGTCCGGCCGGCTGATGCCCCAGCTCGCCCGGACCTATCCGCACGCCGTGGGCTTCGTTGAACAGGCGGCCCGCGACGGCGAAGCCGGCAGGACCGTCACCTCACGCCTGGGCCGGAGCAGCCCGCCGCCGTCGGAGCGCTGGCTGCGCAGCCAGCAATCCAGCACCGCGGAAGAACAGCGCCGGGCGGACGCGCTCGCCAGATCGCGCGGCCGTTTCACCCGGAACTTCGTGGTGCAGGGTTCGGCGGCCGACTGGGCCGCCTGCTGGCTGGCGGAACTCCGGCGGCGCCTGCGCGCCATGAGGGCGGCCGGCGGCGCCGCAGGCGAACTCGTATTTTTCCTGCACGACGAAGTCATGGTCCACTGCCCGGAAGCGGCCGTCGCGGACTGCGTCCGGGCCATCGAGGACTCCGCAACCGCGGCGAAGGAGCTACTGTTCGGCCGGATCCCCGTGGAATTTCCGGTCAGCGTGGCCGTCGTGGACTCCTACGACAACGCCAAATGA
- a CDS encoding YegP family protein, producing the protein MFEIAQAGDKAYFFRLTAPDGTVVAVSPLFSTIKGAAAGITAVRENAATGLVVDRSGATKRPATTRPAAVAPVALAPAALAPAALAGSAAKAS; encoded by the coding sequence ATGTTTGAGATCGCGCAAGCTGGCGACAAGGCTTATTTTTTCCGGCTGACGGCGCCGGACGGAACGGTAGTGGCCGTTTCTCCGCTGTTCAGCACCATTAAGGGCGCGGCGGCGGGGATCACCGCCGTGCGCGAGAACGCCGCGACCGGCCTGGTGGTGGACCGTTCGGGGGCGACCAAGCGCCCCGCCACGACACGGCCCGCAGCCGTGGCACCGGTTGCGCTGGCACCCGCCGCGCTGGCACCGGCTGCCCTGGCCGGCAGCGCCGCGAAAGCCAGCTAG
- a CDS encoding CoA pyrophosphatase yields the protein MTARQDLIDLVAAVAAGTAPAADPRWRELAVEPGERIRKAAVLMLFGTLDNVPAVSGKLLAPADLDVLLLQRAQTLDDHPGQVAFPGGGIDPGESVIDAALREAEEETGLNPTGVDVLGVMPELALPRGNFLVTPVLAWWAAQSPVRVVDYGESAQVFRVPVRDLLDPDNRVMATVTRAGQTFQSPAFTVNGVVVWGFTGMILNQLFDQLGWAVPWDRSRLFGIDV from the coding sequence GTGACCGCCCGGCAGGACCTGATCGACCTCGTTGCCGCCGTGGCGGCCGGCACGGCCCCGGCGGCGGACCCGCGCTGGCGGGAACTCGCCGTCGAGCCCGGCGAACGGATCCGCAAAGCTGCCGTGCTGATGCTTTTCGGGACGCTGGACAACGTTCCCGCGGTGTCGGGGAAGCTTCTGGCCCCGGCCGACCTCGACGTGCTGCTCCTGCAGCGGGCGCAGACCCTGGATGACCATCCGGGCCAGGTGGCGTTTCCCGGCGGCGGCATCGACCCGGGCGAGTCTGTGATTGACGCCGCCCTGCGCGAGGCGGAAGAGGAGACCGGCCTGAACCCGACGGGTGTGGACGTGCTCGGGGTCATGCCCGAACTGGCCTTGCCCCGGGGCAACTTCCTCGTCACCCCGGTCCTGGCCTGGTGGGCCGCCCAGTCACCGGTGCGGGTTGTGGACTACGGCGAATCCGCCCAGGTGTTCCGCGTCCCGGTCCGGGACCTGCTGGACCCGGACAACCGCGTGATGGCCACCGTCACCCGGGCCGGCCAGACCTTCCAGAGCCCCGCGTTCACCGTCAATGGCGTGGTGGTGTGGGGGTTTACCGGGATGATCCTGAACCAGCTGTTTGATCAGCTGGGCTGGGCGGTGCCGTGGGACCGCTCGCGGCTGTTCGGAATCGATGTGTAG
- the nth gene encoding endonuclease III codes for MRPSESLLALKRRARRINRELAEQYPYAHAELDFRNPFELVVATVLSAQTTDVLVNQITPLLFARYPDARRMAEADPAELEAIIKPTGFYRAKARNLLALGNRLVDEYDGEVPGRLEDLVTLPGVGRKTANVVLGNAFGIPGITVDTHFGRLARRFGWTESDDPVRIESDVAGLFEPRDWTMLSHRVVFHGRRVCHARKPACGACAVANWCPSYGAGETDPEKARKLLKYELAPGQEALLAQLLAETHRAAEIRMESQRKPR; via the coding sequence CTGAGGCCCTCCGAATCCCTGCTGGCGCTCAAGCGCCGCGCCCGGCGGATCAACCGGGAACTCGCGGAACAGTATCCGTATGCCCACGCCGAGCTGGATTTCCGCAACCCGTTCGAGCTCGTGGTGGCCACCGTGCTGTCCGCCCAGACCACGGATGTGCTGGTCAACCAGATCACGCCCCTGCTGTTCGCCCGCTACCCGGATGCACGGCGGATGGCGGAGGCGGATCCGGCCGAGCTCGAGGCCATCATCAAGCCCACCGGCTTCTATCGCGCCAAGGCCAGAAACCTGCTGGCCCTCGGCAACCGGCTCGTGGACGAATACGACGGCGAGGTGCCGGGCCGGCTGGAGGACCTGGTGACGCTGCCCGGCGTCGGACGGAAGACCGCGAACGTGGTGTTGGGCAATGCCTTCGGCATCCCCGGGATTACCGTCGACACCCATTTCGGCCGCCTGGCCCGGCGCTTCGGCTGGACGGAGTCCGATGATCCGGTCCGGATCGAGTCCGACGTCGCCGGGCTGTTCGAACCCAGGGACTGGACCATGCTCTCGCACCGGGTCGTGTTCCACGGCCGGCGCGTCTGCCATGCCCGCAAACCGGCGTGCGGGGCCTGCGCGGTCGCCAACTGGTGCCCCTCGTACGGCGCCGGCGAGACCGACCCGGAGAAGGCCCGGAAGCTGCTGAAGTACGAACTCGCGCCGGGGCAGGAGGCGCTCCTGGCCCAGTTGCTGGCCGAGACGCACCGCGCCGCAGAAATCCGGATGGAATCGCAGAGGAAGCCGCGGTGA
- the acs gene encoding acetate--CoA ligase has translation MSQQTPGSTATQAPQGDAFENLSQENRRFAPSAEFAANAVVTAADYAEADADRPAFWAKQARELLTWSKDFTQALDWSNPPFAKWFVGGEVNAAYNALDRHVEDGNGDRVAIYFEGEPGDTRTYTYAQLTEEVKRAANAFESLGVAKGDRVAVYLPMIPEAVITLLACARIGAIHSVVFGGFSAEALRSRIDDAEAKLVVTADGTYRRGKPSALKPAVDDALAHDGHTVQNVVVVRRNGQDVDWHEGRDHWWADTVGAASAEHTAVGHDSEHPLFILYTSGTTGKPKGILHTTGGYLTQGAYTHKAVFDLHPETDVYWCTADVGWITGHSYVAYAPLINGATQVIYEGTPDSPHQGRWWEIVEKYKVSILYTAPTAIRTFMKWGKEIPAKSDLSSIRVLGSVGEPINPEAWMWYREVIGADSGRKQVPAPIVDTWWQTETGAQMIAPLPGVTATKPGSAQVPLPGIAVDVVDELGESVPNGTGGYLVIREPWPAMLRGIWGDPERFKETYWSRFETMYFAGDGAKKDEDGDVWLLGRVDDVMNVSGHRLSTAEIESALVSHPAVAEAAVVGAADETTGQAVVAFVILRGDAVDSGDAIVQELRNHVGKEIGPIAKPKTILVVPELPKTRSGKIMRRLLKDVAEGRDPGDATTLADNTVMAQIAHSLKK, from the coding sequence ATGTCGCAGCAGACACCCGGCTCCACGGCCACGCAGGCGCCGCAGGGCGATGCCTTCGAAAACCTGTCCCAGGAGAACCGCCGATTCGCGCCGTCGGCCGAGTTCGCGGCGAACGCCGTCGTCACCGCCGCTGACTACGCCGAGGCCGACGCCGACCGTCCCGCCTTCTGGGCGAAGCAGGCCCGCGAACTGCTGACCTGGTCCAAGGACTTCACGCAGGCGCTCGACTGGTCCAACCCGCCGTTCGCGAAGTGGTTTGTCGGCGGGGAGGTCAATGCCGCGTACAACGCCCTGGACCGCCACGTCGAGGACGGGAACGGGGACCGGGTAGCGATCTACTTCGAGGGCGAGCCCGGCGACACCCGCACCTACACGTACGCGCAGCTGACCGAGGAAGTGAAGAGGGCCGCGAACGCCTTCGAGTCGCTGGGCGTGGCCAAGGGCGACCGTGTGGCGGTCTACCTGCCCATGATCCCGGAGGCCGTCATCACCTTGCTGGCCTGCGCCCGGATCGGCGCAATCCACTCGGTGGTCTTCGGCGGCTTCTCCGCCGAGGCCCTGCGGTCCCGGATCGACGACGCCGAGGCCAAGCTCGTCGTCACCGCCGACGGCACCTACCGCCGAGGCAAGCCCAGCGCCCTGAAGCCCGCCGTGGACGATGCCCTCGCCCACGACGGGCACACGGTGCAGAACGTCGTGGTGGTCAGGCGCAACGGCCAGGACGTGGACTGGCACGAGGGCCGGGACCACTGGTGGGCCGACACCGTCGGCGCCGCGTCCGCCGAGCACACCGCCGTCGGACACGACTCCGAACACCCGCTCTTCATCCTCTACACCTCCGGCACCACCGGAAAGCCCAAGGGCATCCTGCACACGACCGGCGGCTACCTCACCCAGGGCGCTTACACGCACAAGGCCGTCTTCGACCTCCACCCGGAGACCGACGTCTACTGGTGCACCGCCGACGTCGGCTGGATCACCGGGCACTCCTACGTCGCCTACGCCCCGCTCATCAACGGCGCCACCCAGGTCATATACGAGGGCACCCCGGACTCCCCGCACCAGGGCCGCTGGTGGGAGATCGTGGAGAAGTACAAGGTCTCGATTCTCTACACCGCCCCCACCGCGATCCGCACGTTTATGAAATGGGGCAAGGAGATCCCGGCCAAATCCGACCTCTCTTCGATCCGGGTCCTCGGCTCGGTGGGCGAACCCATCAACCCCGAGGCCTGGATGTGGTACCGCGAGGTCATCGGCGCCGACAGCGGCCGCAAGCAGGTCCCGGCACCGATCGTGGACACTTGGTGGCAGACCGAGACCGGGGCACAGATGATCGCCCCGCTGCCCGGCGTCACCGCCACGAAGCCCGGCTCCGCGCAGGTCCCGCTGCCCGGCATCGCCGTGGACGTCGTGGACGAACTCGGCGAATCGGTGCCCAACGGCACCGGCGGCTACCTCGTCATCCGCGAACCCTGGCCGGCCATGCTGCGCGGCATCTGGGGCGACCCGGAACGGTTCAAGGAAACCTATTGGTCCCGCTTCGAGACGATGTACTTCGCCGGCGACGGCGCGAAGAAGGATGAGGACGGCGACGTCTGGCTGCTGGGCCGGGTCGATGACGTCATGAACGTCTCCGGCCACCGCCTCTCCACCGCGGAGATCGAATCCGCCCTCGTCTCCCACCCGGCGGTCGCCGAGGCCGCCGTCGTGGGCGCCGCGGACGAAACCACCGGCCAGGCCGTCGTGGCGTTCGTGATCCTGCGCGGCGACGCCGTGGACTCCGGGGACGCGATCGTCCAGGAACTCCGCAACCACGTGGGCAAGGAAATCGGCCCGATCGCCAAGCCCAAGACCATCCTCGTGGTGCCGGAACTGCCCAAGACCCGCTCGGGCAAGATCATGCGCCGGCTCCTCAAGGACGTCGCGGAAGGCCGCGACCCGGGCGACGCCACCACCCTGGCCGACAACACCGTCATGGCCCAGATCGCCCACTCCCTGAAGAAGTAA
- the aroQ gene encoding type II 3-dehydroquinate dehydratase, translating to MTEATPASAAGRGTILVLNGPNLNLLGTREPEKYGTATLADVEQLAKDAGAAHGLDVECFQSNHEGALVDAIHAARGKAVGIVLNAGAYTHTSVAIRDAVSAVALPTVEVHITNVHAREPFRHHSYLSDISKAVIAGAGILGYRFAVEYLAGLHTDKD from the coding sequence ATGACTGAAGCCACCCCCGCCAGCGCTGCCGGCCGCGGCACCATCCTGGTCCTCAACGGACCCAACCTGAACCTGCTCGGAACCCGCGAGCCCGAGAAGTACGGCACCGCCACCCTCGCCGACGTCGAGCAGCTCGCCAAGGACGCCGGCGCCGCGCACGGCCTGGACGTCGAGTGCTTCCAGTCCAACCATGAAGGTGCCCTCGTCGACGCCATCCACGCCGCACGCGGAAAAGCCGTGGGGATCGTGCTCAACGCCGGCGCCTACACGCACACCTCCGTCGCCATCCGCGATGCGGTCTCCGCCGTGGCGCTGCCCACCGTGGAGGTGCACATCACCAACGTTCACGCCCGCGAGCCGTTCCGGCACCACTCCTACCTCTCGGACATCAGCAAGGCCGTGATCGCCGGTGCCGGGATCCTGGGCTACCGTTTCGCGGTGGAGTACCTCGCCGGGCTGCACACGGACAAGGACTGA
- a CDS encoding DUF2332 domain-containing protein, whose translation MSPGGAAAAGGPGTPEESGPPGAPDPAKCDPAQWDTAQWYRHFGTEDAPASSPCYAEWSVGIAGDAELIRRIDRWPHNKRQPLLILAAARFLGAQISPYQDFREFLLTRWDEVSGVVLSRATQTNEAGRCAALLPSLARIAAAEGRPLALIEVGASAGLGLFPDRYGYEYVDAQSARTTRLVPAGAVPGTFPVLRCVTAGLVPLPAELPRVAWRAGIDLNPLDVADPDDVAWLEALVWPEQEFRRERLRQAIAIARERPPLLVAGDLNEQLVELAGRAPADAALVVFHSAVMAYLDAAGRSRFRRTMADLATERGCHWLSNEGHTVIAQADGSTVVPEMDDARLRGRFLVLQDGQPTAIAGPHGQSLEWL comes from the coding sequence ATGTCCCCCGGGGGCGCCGCAGCAGCGGGCGGGCCGGGCACGCCGGAGGAGTCCGGGCCGCCCGGGGCGCCGGACCCGGCAAAGTGCGACCCCGCACAGTGGGACACAGCCCAGTGGTACCGGCATTTCGGCACGGAAGACGCGCCGGCCTCCTCGCCCTGCTACGCCGAATGGTCCGTGGGGATTGCCGGGGACGCCGAGCTGATCCGGCGCATCGACCGGTGGCCGCACAACAAGCGCCAGCCGCTGCTGATTCTCGCCGCGGCCCGGTTCCTCGGCGCGCAGATCAGCCCCTACCAGGACTTCCGGGAGTTCCTGCTCACCCGCTGGGACGAGGTCTCCGGCGTCGTGCTCTCGCGCGCCACCCAGACCAACGAGGCCGGACGCTGCGCCGCCCTGCTGCCCTCCCTCGCCCGGATCGCGGCCGCCGAAGGCAGGCCGCTGGCGCTGATCGAAGTGGGCGCCTCGGCCGGGCTTGGGCTGTTCCCGGACCGCTACGGGTACGAATATGTCGACGCGCAGAGCGCACGGACGACGCGGCTGGTCCCGGCCGGTGCCGTGCCCGGCACGTTCCCGGTCCTGCGCTGCGTCACGGCGGGCCTGGTCCCGCTGCCGGCGGAACTTCCCCGCGTGGCGTGGCGCGCCGGGATCGACCTGAACCCGTTGGATGTCGCCGACCCGGACGACGTCGCCTGGCTGGAGGCCCTCGTCTGGCCGGAGCAGGAGTTCCGCCGCGAGCGGCTGCGCCAGGCGATCGCGATCGCCCGGGAGCGGCCGCCGCTGCTGGTGGCCGGCGACCTCAACGAACAGCTCGTGGAACTCGCCGGCCGGGCCCCGGCCGATGCCGCCCTCGTGGTCTTCCACAGCGCCGTCATGGCCTACCTGGACGCCGCCGGCCGGTCCCGGTTCCGCCGCACCATGGCCGACCTCGCCACGGAGCGGGGCTGCCACTGGCTCTCGAACGAGGGCCACACGGTGATTGCCCAGGCGGACGGGTCCACGGTGGTCCCGGAGATGGATGATGCCCGGCTCCGCGGCCGGTTCCTGGTGCTGCAGGACGGTCAGCCGACAGCCATCGCCGGCCCGCACGGGCAGAGCCTGGAGTGGCTCTGA
- a CDS encoding MarP family serine protease, translating into MFGLTILDLLLVVALLSYLIHGLRNGFLVTLGGIAGFAAGAVAAFVSVPVVSGLVEDSGWRLTAIIATAVLLMVVGNAVGTMIGRRVRSVMPFRPLRAADRLVGGGVNVAVSALVMSMLAFSIGALGVPLVSQQLAESKVIRFIDGVTPTPVKASMAQLRSAVIGEGIPTLLDGFGQGQPVAVPDTDTDTPALNRAAASVLKIAGTAYQCGQNQTGTGFVVAPGRVVTNAHVVAGVDQPVVEAPGGGALPGRVVYFDTQHDLAVVAVDGLRSAPLALASDLPPGSAAAFAGYPHGGPFQSKPATVQDIATVLVPDIYGNNAAPEDVYRLAGDVQPGNSGGPLLTTDGQVAGVIFAKATTESSLGFAITMADLGPVASQAPGLDSAVSSGQCVKK; encoded by the coding sequence GTGTTTGGCTTGACCATTTTGGACCTGCTGCTGGTTGTGGCGCTCTTGTCCTACCTGATCCACGGCCTCCGCAACGGCTTCCTGGTGACGCTCGGCGGCATCGCCGGATTCGCGGCGGGCGCGGTCGCGGCCTTCGTGTCCGTTCCGGTCGTCAGCGGCCTCGTTGAGGACAGCGGCTGGCGCCTGACGGCGATCATCGCCACCGCAGTGCTGCTGATGGTCGTAGGGAACGCAGTGGGCACTATGATCGGCCGGCGGGTCCGCAGCGTGATGCCGTTCCGTCCCCTTCGGGCTGCGGACCGGCTTGTTGGCGGCGGCGTGAACGTGGCGGTCTCCGCCTTGGTGATGTCGATGCTGGCGTTCAGCATCGGGGCACTGGGCGTGCCCCTCGTGTCCCAGCAGCTTGCCGAATCCAAGGTCATCCGGTTCATCGACGGCGTCACGCCTACACCCGTGAAGGCCTCCATGGCCCAATTGCGGTCCGCCGTGATCGGCGAGGGCATCCCCACCCTGCTCGACGGGTTCGGCCAGGGCCAGCCCGTTGCCGTCCCGGACACGGACACGGACACCCCCGCGCTGAACCGGGCCGCCGCATCGGTCCTGAAAATCGCCGGGACCGCCTACCAGTGCGGCCAGAACCAGACCGGAACCGGCTTTGTGGTGGCCCCCGGGCGGGTGGTGACCAACGCCCACGTGGTCGCCGGCGTCGACCAGCCGGTGGTCGAGGCCCCCGGCGGCGGGGCCCTCCCCGGGCGCGTCGTGTACTTCGACACCCAGCACGACCTCGCCGTCGTCGCGGTCGACGGACTGCGCTCGGCGCCTCTGGCGCTGGCCTCCGACCTGCCGCCGGGCAGCGCCGCGGCCTTCGCAGGCTACCCGCACGGCGGTCCCTTCCAGTCCAAACCGGCCACGGTGCAGGACATCGCCACCGTGCTGGTGCCCGATATTTACGGCAACAACGCGGCACCCGAGGACGTCTACCGGCTCGCCGGTGACGTGCAGCCGGGCAACTCCGGCGGCCCGCTCCTGACCACGGACGGGCAGGTGGCGGGCGTCATCTTTGCCAAGGCCACCACCGAGTCCTCGCTCGGCTTCGCCATCACCATGGCGGATCTGGGCCCCGTCGCCTCGCAGGCGCCGGGTCTGGACAGTGCCGTCTCCTCCGGGCAGTGTGTCAAGAAATAG